From Salvelinus namaycush isolate Seneca chromosome 9, SaNama_1.0, whole genome shotgun sequence:
ATAACTTCccgccaggatgtcctgaccggatgcccaaatatgggcatgcacaCATCATCCGGACATAGAGTCATAAATCAAACGTTTGACGCGTGCCGTCTACTGTATTCTCTCTCCCTTCAATAAGTAGGTGcatccaaatttttgactggtactttatatagACTATCTTTTTCCTGGATAGATGTGTACACATTTACAATTCAATTGGTCTTGTTGAAGTTCAGTGACTTAGACAAAATGGGATAGATTGTCGATGTTCTATTTTATGTCATAGGAATAAAATACAATGTTAGTATGGTACATAATTTTGCATATTCTTTGACATCCTCATCAAATGAATGTCTTAAGATAGTGTGTaatacacacatgtgcacacacacacaaacagacacacacacacacacacacacacacacacacacacacacacacacacacacacacacacacacacacacacgcataggtCTGCTGGTTTAAAGGCTGAATTCTCCTGTTTCCATTAGGGCCTCATTAGTGTCCTCATCCGGGCCCTGTGAAAAAGAGACTGTTTGTTTAGTATGTCCAGTGCAGCTAAACATGTGACCATGCCAATATGTATTtgattgtgtgagtgtgtattcGGCCAGGTGCATATGTGCATCCATGCGTATGTGCTAGTgtttgtatatgtatatatgctgctgtgtgtgtgagtgctggCATTTGCGTGCATTTGATCTTGCCTGTGCTAGAAGGTTATAGGTCTGAGTGTGGGGGCCGCTGTACCGTCGTAGACCTCTCCAGGACAGGAAGAGAGTGTAGACAGAGGCCAGCAGACACTGTACTGTGAACATGATAGAGCTGCCCTTCGCTATGTACACACCCGCACGCTGAGAGGGAGACGACGGAGGGAGACAAAGAAAGGAGGGGGttacacacagagcgagagacacacgcacatacatacacacacatacacagacagtacaacacacctgTTGGTCTGTGTAGAGTGCTTTAGCCTGTGTAGTGATGAGGCTGTAGGCCAGCAGAGCACAGCACCCCAGCAGTAGGCTGAAGATGTTCAGGCCTATCAGTGTGGTCACCTGTTCAACACGTTAACAGAACAGTGAGCATAACAACTTAacttaaaataaaaaatggtgaAATACTTCACAATCACAGAAGCAATGAATTTAGCGTCTCACTACTAACAGTGGCAAACAACAAAAGATTCACTAGGGTGAGACTTCAAAATTGGGATAAGGAATTCAAAAAGTATATCATCATTTTTTGATTAATCAGATCACTCATTGAATAAAGCTCTTGTGTGAtatatgcctagttaaataaaggttaaattcaaaataaatacaaatatatatactcACATTGAGTTTGTTGGGTTTCCTCTGAACTTCCATTGCCAGCCCTCCAGTGGCCAGATACTGTAACATCACACAATAACCAGCTTAGTGAAAAAtgtgtcacgtgcgccgaatacaacaggtgtagaccttacagtgaaatgcttactgacatcATCTATaccagggtcatgttcagtgGGCACATCATGGGAAAAACATTTTGAAACAGGTAGTGACAACATTGACAGTGTCAACTGGGGATGCCTAGGCATTatctcagtgggctaacacagtcttgcaTAAGACAGTGAAAAGCGAGGACTCACAAACAGGCCGGACCAGACTGGTGTAGTCAAGGAGACGGAACAGTTGAAGCTCACGCAGGCATAGGTTACTGTGGTTAGGATGGAGGCCAGGGCACCAAAGACCTGCAAAACCttagagtgacagagagagagggggatgcggcagagagagagacaggagaagtactctaGAGTGATGGTtttgggtaacactttatttcaCAGGAAATGGTAACGTATTTACGAAACTACATGGTAAAGTTATAACTGATTAATAACAGTATTTGGTCACAGGGCACTGATTAGGAACCACAGAGTTGTTTTTTGTTTTCCTCATCTCACCCCAGTGACAAGGAGGCGGGTGTTAACAACTGTCCCAAACCAGCGTCCAATCCGCACATCTTTAAATTCTTCCTTATTGGTGGTTACAGTGAGTGGGTGGCCCGAGGTGCGGTCCTTAAAAAAAACATGGTACAGCCCTTCTTGGAACATGTTCTGAGTCATCTGAGAAAGGCAGACAACAAAAACATGTTGCAGTCTGATGATGTAAGAGACATGTCGCTGTTTGATGATGTAATAGCTACAGCTGAAGATATTAGGAAAACGTATCTCATCTAATGGGCATAtaaggctacacacacacacacacacattcacatacacacacccacacacacacacacacacacacacacacacacacacacacacacacacacacacacacactatcacatgcagacacactgatcacagcctttctctctctatcttaccTTCAGCAGCAATGGGTCCACAGCCTGGCTTCCTCATGAACAACTTTCATATCCACAAAGAATAGAATCAGCCTTCTAAACCTCATAGAGGGAAAAAAGATAGGGACCTGAAATCATATAGGCTTAGTGTTGGTCAGTCATTCACAGCGTCTCACTCTTCCGCCCTCACCACCCCAGACTGACACGGTCAAAGTTCACCTGAAGCATAGTTTACTTCCAGGCTGATATGGCCCACCTCTAAGGAAGGGATAATGTGTTCTGattggccagagagagagagagacttgatcAATGAGGGGATCTGACTAATCTGGCCAGAGCGCCCGGTTGGGCGCGTTTTGCACCTGGTGAAAGTTGATTGCATTCCTTTTGGAACCGGGCTGGCTCCAGGGTGTGgagttaagttaatttgtggtatttctttcctccttaatgcatttgagccaatcagttctattgtgacaaggtaggggtggtatacagaagatagccctatttggtaaaataccaagtccatattatggcaagaacagctcagtaAAGCAAAgtgaaacaacagtccatcgttactttaagacatgaaggtcagtcaatcaggacaAGGTCAAGAACTTTGAGAGTTTCTTTAAGCGCAGTCGCCTAAAACCATCAAActctttgatgaaactggctctcatgaggaccgccacaggaaaggaagacccagagttacctctgctgcagaggataagttcattagagttaactgcacctcagattgcattccaaataaatgcttcacagagttcaagtaacagacacatctaaacatcaactgttcaaaggagactgtgtgaatcaggccttcatggtcgaattgctgcaaagaaaccactactaaaggacaccaataagaagaagagacttgcttgggccaagaaacacgagcaatgaacattagaccagtggaatatatcctttggtctgatgagtccaaatctgagatttttggttccaaccgacgTGTCTTTgggagacacagagtaggtgaacagatgatctccgcatgtgtggttcccaccgtgaagcattgaggaggtggtgtgatggtgtgggggtgctttgctggtgacactgtcagtgatttatttttttatttattttttcttag
This genomic window contains:
- the si:dkey-30c15.13 gene encoding transmembrane protein 253, which gives rise to MTQNMFQEGLYHVFFKDRTSGHPLTVTTNKEEFKDVRIGRWFGTVVNTRLLVTGVLQVFGALASILTTVTYACVSFNCSVSLTTPVWSGLFYLATGGLAMEVQRKPNKLNVTTLIGLNIFSLLLGCCALLAYSLITTQAKALYTDQQRAGVYIAKGSSIMFTVQCLLASVYTLFLSWRGLRRYSGPHTQTYNLLAQGPDEDTNEALMETGEFSL